From a region of the Nitrospira sp. genome:
- a CDS encoding deoxyribodipyrimidine photo-lyase: MRGIVWFRRDLRLHDQPALTAACKECDEVIPLFVFDEPLLQSHEFGSACVNFMLGCLEHLGSSLEELGISLRWRRGEPAEEVVRAAREWQADIIYWNRDYDPSAKTRDRQVQEQLAQLGVSVRTFKDHVVFEAEEIRGATGDPLQRYSAYRARWWTTWQACKPAILPVPKMTGRAKPVSSLSIPKLPSPHDLGYETLTPWIEPDEHNARRRLRSFLDGPILQYADGRNLPGIDGSSKLSPHFRFGTLSPRVAIHAALAKLAIGGHRSRPDIVTWIDELIWREFFQQVLESFPHVAAGPFRTVSVPPPREPGPERDALWEAWCAGRTGYPIVDAGMRQLNRTGWMHNRVRMIVASFLIKDLRIDWQSGERYFMNHLLDADLAANNGNWQWCASTGTDSMRGYRVFNPALQSKKFDPDGAYIRLYIPELAKVPANRIHEPHLMSCDEQNRYGCHIAIDYPSPVVDHSQARQEYLELGKRQATL; encoded by the coding sequence ATGCGCGGGATCGTCTGGTTCAGACGCGATCTTCGATTGCACGATCAGCCGGCCCTGACGGCCGCCTGCAAAGAATGCGACGAAGTCATTCCACTATTCGTGTTCGATGAGCCGCTGCTGCAGTCGCATGAGTTTGGGTCAGCGTGTGTGAACTTCATGCTCGGATGTTTAGAGCATCTTGGATCTTCGTTGGAAGAATTGGGAATCTCTCTTCGGTGGCGGCGCGGGGAGCCGGCCGAAGAGGTGGTTCGCGCTGCGCGCGAATGGCAGGCCGACATCATCTATTGGAATCGCGACTACGACCCATCCGCGAAGACGAGGGACCGGCAGGTCCAAGAACAATTGGCGCAATTGGGTGTGTCCGTACGGACCTTCAAGGATCATGTCGTATTTGAAGCCGAAGAGATTCGTGGAGCGACAGGCGATCCATTACAACGATATAGCGCGTATCGCGCTCGTTGGTGGACAACGTGGCAGGCTTGTAAGCCGGCCATATTACCGGTTCCGAAAATGACCGGACGAGCGAAACCGGTTTCATCACTCTCCATCCCCAAACTTCCTTCACCGCACGACTTAGGATACGAGACCCTGACACCCTGGATTGAACCAGACGAACACAACGCCCGCAGACGATTGCGGAGTTTTCTTGATGGCCCGATCCTCCAGTACGCGGATGGACGAAATCTCCCCGGAATTGACGGAAGCTCAAAACTGTCTCCCCATTTTCGTTTCGGAACACTCTCACCTCGGGTGGCCATTCACGCGGCCTTGGCAAAGCTGGCCATAGGTGGGCACCGGTCCCGTCCCGACATCGTCACGTGGATCGATGAACTCATTTGGCGTGAATTCTTCCAGCAAGTCTTAGAGTCATTCCCTCATGTGGCCGCGGGACCATTCCGCACTGTGTCCGTGCCGCCGCCGCGTGAGCCTGGTCCGGAACGTGACGCGCTCTGGGAAGCCTGGTGCGCCGGGCGAACCGGTTATCCTATTGTGGATGCGGGCATGCGGCAGCTGAACCGGACAGGTTGGATGCACAACCGTGTGCGGATGATCGTGGCCTCCTTCTTGATCAAGGACCTTCGAATCGACTGGCAAAGCGGTGAGCGGTACTTCATGAACCACCTGCTCGACGCGGATCTGGCAGCCAACAACGGGAACTGGCAGTGGTGTGCCTCGACCGGCACCGACAGCATGCGGGGTTATCGCGTGTTTAATCCTGCGCTCCAGAGCAAGAAGTTCGATCCGGACGGTGCGTATATTCGCCTCTACATACCCGAACTCGCCAAGGTGCCGGCGAACAGGATCCATGAGCCGCATCTGATGTCTTGTGACGAGCAAAACCGCTATGGCTGTCACATCGCGATTGATTATCCATCTCCCGTCGTTGATCACAGTCAAGCTCGCCAGGAATATTTAGAGTTGGGCAAGCGTCAGGCGACACTATGA
- a CDS encoding DUF523 and DUF1722 domain-containing protein encodes MIASPIRLGISRCLLGDEVRFDGGHKRDHFLTKVLGRYVEWVPVCPEVEAGFGTPREAMRLVGNPHHPRLMTITSKRDHTESMKAIIPARLDSLERLDLSGFVFKKGSPSCGVERVRVYTVQGMPSHSRSGIFAGAFMETFPLIPVEEEGRLCDPALRENFIERVFCYRRFQDLMQNGLTRQALVRFHTIHKYLLLSHSQQHYETMGRLVGQAERYRPKELTVKYGDLFMKALAVKATVRKHVNVLHHIVGYFKSRLTTHEKAELLGVIDDYHRGLTPLIVPLTLIQHYVRVFDVSYIRDQVYLHPHPKELMLRNHA; translated from the coding sequence ATGATCGCTTCACCGATCCGTCTGGGCATCAGTCGCTGCCTCCTCGGTGATGAAGTTCGCTTTGATGGCGGCCACAAGCGCGATCACTTTCTCACGAAAGTTTTGGGCCGCTACGTTGAATGGGTGCCCGTCTGTCCTGAGGTCGAGGCGGGATTCGGCACCCCGCGGGAAGCCATGCGGTTGGTGGGCAATCCGCATCATCCTCGGCTGATGACGATCACCAGCAAGCGCGATCATACCGAGTCGATGAAGGCCATCATCCCTGCGCGTCTCGACTCCCTCGAGCGACTCGATCTCTCCGGGTTTGTCTTCAAGAAGGGCTCACCCAGTTGCGGCGTCGAGCGGGTGCGCGTGTATACCGTCCAAGGGATGCCGAGTCACAGCAGATCAGGGATCTTCGCGGGTGCCTTTATGGAGACGTTTCCGTTGATTCCCGTCGAGGAGGAAGGTCGGCTCTGCGATCCTGCCTTGCGGGAGAACTTCATCGAACGAGTGTTCTGCTATCGCCGATTCCAAGATCTGATGCAGAACGGGCTCACGCGACAGGCGCTGGTACGCTTCCATACGATCCACAAGTACCTGCTCCTGTCCCATAGCCAACAGCATTATGAGACAATGGGCCGGCTGGTCGGACAAGCGGAACGATATCGGCCCAAGGAATTGACGGTGAAGTACGGGGACCTTTTCATGAAGGCTCTCGCCGTGAAAGCGACGGTCCGCAAGCATGTGAATGTGCTGCACCACATTGTGGGATACTTCAAGAGTCGACTGACGACGCATGAAAAGGCCGAGCTGTTAGGCGTGATCGACGACTATCATCGAGGGCTTACTCCCTTGATCGTCCCGCTCACACTGATTCAGCACTATGTCCGGGTGTTCGACGTGAGCTACATCCGTGATCAAGTGTATCTCCATCCACACCCGAAGGAACTGATGCTGCGAAATCACGCATAG
- a CDS encoding CbiX/SirB N-terminal domain-containing protein, translating to MTTDKRGVVLVGHGGIPKDCPQELVTRLKRLEAQRRAAKQPPSQEELELDTKIRRWHRTAETDPYQAGLETVAARLRPQLDGALFAVAYNEFCAPTLEESIESLIKQGATHITVATTMFTPGGSHSEVEIPEILDHLRPQYPGVELRYAWPYDLQLVATTLAEQIRQHS from the coding sequence ATGACGACAGACAAGCGAGGGGTGGTTCTGGTGGGTCATGGCGGCATCCCCAAGGATTGTCCACAGGAATTGGTGACCAGACTGAAGCGGTTGGAAGCCCAACGGCGCGCCGCCAAACAACCGCCATCCCAGGAAGAGCTCGAATTGGACACGAAGATCCGGCGTTGGCATAGGACCGCAGAAACGGACCCGTATCAAGCAGGTCTCGAGACAGTTGCCGCACGCCTTCGACCCCAGCTCGACGGCGCGCTGTTTGCCGTGGCCTATAACGAGTTTTGTGCGCCGACGTTGGAGGAATCGATCGAGTCGCTGATTAAGCAGGGCGCGACTCACATTACCGTGGCAACCACGATGTTCACCCCAGGAGGTTCACATTCGGAAGTCGAGATTCCTGAAATTCTCGATCATTTACGCCCACAGTACCCTGGAGTCGAGCTGCGTTATGCCTGGCCATATGATCTTCAACTGGTCGCGACCACCTTGGCGGAACAGATTCGACAGCACTCCTAA
- the pyrE gene encoding orotate phosphoribosyltransferase: MMLREQLANAFHETQSFKWDRENGFKLASGEMSPFYVDCRTLMAHPGARRLVGELAYEGLAGIEFDCLGGLELGAIALSATISDFAYAASRQRVWRTFVVRKQAKDHGLGRLIEGSIHPGDRALIVDDVLTSGGSVLKAIGVAREARLKVDHALVIVDRQEQDGKARLEREGVRVLSLLTIQDLMHAMKHS, encoded by the coding sequence GTGATGCTTCGGGAACAATTGGCGAACGCGTTCCACGAGACCCAATCTTTTAAGTGGGATCGCGAGAACGGATTTAAGCTCGCATCGGGTGAAATGAGTCCATTCTACGTCGATTGTCGCACACTCATGGCACATCCGGGAGCTCGCCGACTGGTCGGAGAGCTTGCCTATGAGGGTCTCGCCGGGATTGAATTTGATTGTCTGGGCGGCCTCGAGCTTGGAGCCATCGCTCTCTCCGCGACCATTTCTGATTTTGCCTATGCCGCCTCTCGTCAGCGCGTCTGGAGGACGTTCGTCGTACGAAAACAGGCCAAAGACCATGGATTGGGCAGACTGATTGAGGGCAGTATTCATCCTGGCGATCGAGCATTGATTGTCGACGATGTACTCACGAGCGGTGGGTCGGTGCTGAAGGCGATAGGCGTCGCGCGGGAAGCCCGCCTCAAAGTGGACCATGCGCTGGTGATCGTGGATCGCCAAGAACAGGATGGAAAAGCGCGACTAGAAAGAGAGGGGGTTCGGGTGCTGAGTCTTTTGACTATTCAGGATCTCATGCATGCCATGAAACACTCCTAA
- a CDS encoding phosphodiester glycosidase family protein has protein sequence MSRRYLHALHRWVSAGPNIDRCRRSYGNTHGVSCVVLAVFLLPSLSLAQNIAWERLSEGLTVSVWKPGDSCPTVPTMLVVDMDPERARFSIHHYAQEGLSHPLTIEEWQKRTGHHVVFNAGLFRENFTYLGLLYKDGRSLGSRRHAQWQGLFVAEPSMTGVKKARVLDLESDSFDEDQPPYREAAQALMLLDQSGKIRVRETGKHAYQTIVAEAENGHILIFKSLGVVPLYDLGRCFKDGFLAVRQAMAMDGGSSSDVRILESLWQKDMPILGHASWKSLFSGTAGTHIPLPTVIGVSSR, from the coding sequence ATGAGCCGTCGATACCTGCATGCCCTCCACCGTTGGGTCTCCGCAGGGCCCAACATCGATCGATGCCGTCGATCATATGGAAACACACATGGGGTGAGCTGCGTCGTTTTAGCCGTGTTCCTGTTGCCCAGTCTGAGCCTAGCCCAGAATATTGCGTGGGAGCGCCTGTCTGAGGGCCTCACGGTCTCGGTGTGGAAGCCGGGAGACTCTTGTCCTACCGTGCCGACCATGCTGGTTGTGGATATGGACCCGGAACGTGCGCGCTTCTCGATCCACCATTATGCACAGGAGGGACTTTCACACCCTCTCACGATCGAGGAATGGCAAAAGCGCACTGGCCATCATGTGGTGTTCAACGCGGGATTGTTCCGTGAAAACTTCACCTATCTCGGTCTGCTTTACAAAGATGGCCGTTCTTTGGGAAGCCGGCGCCACGCGCAGTGGCAAGGGTTGTTTGTGGCAGAACCGTCCATGACGGGAGTGAAAAAAGCCCGAGTCCTTGATTTGGAATCGGACAGCTTCGACGAAGATCAACCGCCTTACCGGGAGGCCGCACAGGCCCTGATGCTCCTCGATCAATCCGGGAAGATCCGTGTCCGCGAGACCGGGAAACATGCCTATCAGACGATCGTAGCCGAAGCCGAGAATGGACACATTCTCATCTTCAAGAGTCTGGGGGTTGTCCCCCTGTACGATTTGGGTCGGTGCTTTAAGGACGGGTTTCTGGCTGTGCGCCAGGCTATGGCGATGGATGGAGGGTCCTCATCCGATGTCCGAATTTTGGAGTCGCTGTGGCAGAAAGACATGCCTATACTGGGACATGCTTCATGGAAGAGCTTGTTCAGCGGAACCGCAGGTACTCATATTCCGTTGCCCACCGTGATCGGGGTGAGTTCAAGGTAA
- a CDS encoding response regulator produces MMTPLRVIHLEANRHDSDRIGTMLTDGGIACVLDRVDTRRAFKSALSEGQTDLILAEFAIPGLDGRASLALAKKVAPDVPFIFVSSTLGEKPDIEELQRGATDCISKEELHRLLPSVRRVVREREERAARKRAEEALLQSEAQLRQMQKLEAVGRLAGGLAHDFNNLLTVIIGQSQILLNEMSQNHPLRSRVEEMQKAGDRARILIRQLLTFSGKHPSEARILSLNTILSDFETMLRRLIGEDIQLTLKLSPDDLRVKAEPAALEQIVMNLVVNARDAMPTGGKLTIETASIDLDHTPAYHARPVLPGEYVRLSVSDTGCGMTPEVQAHIFKPFFTTKEEGKGTGLGLSTVFGIVTQSGGGLDVTSKIGEGTRFDVYLPRVMTEVEPPSGVNATFQSMGGHETILLVEDDESVRVLIRDELRKLGYRIVEARNGIEACLVATPYIGKLKLLLTDIVMPGMSGTELARHLRVIKPELKLLFISGYTDDVGIGAGDAASAYLQKPFTPEALAGKVRELLDLLPAERTKVDQQPETIEQPSLPERS; encoded by the coding sequence ATGATGACTCCGCTGCGGGTAATTCATCTTGAGGCCAATCGTCACGATAGTGATCGTATAGGGACGATGTTGACCGATGGTGGTATTGCTTGCGTGCTGGACCGCGTAGACACTCGCCGCGCGTTCAAGTCAGCCCTCAGCGAAGGTCAGACCGACCTCATCTTGGCTGAATTCGCCATTCCAGGGCTTGACGGGAGGGCCTCCCTAGCGTTGGCCAAAAAGGTGGCCCCTGATGTCCCGTTCATCTTTGTTTCGTCCACTCTTGGTGAGAAACCGGATATTGAGGAGCTGCAGCGCGGCGCGACGGATTGTATTTCCAAAGAAGAACTCCATCGCCTTCTTCCCTCGGTGCGGCGCGTCGTGCGTGAACGAGAGGAGCGAGCGGCGCGAAAGCGCGCGGAAGAGGCCCTCTTACAGAGCGAAGCGCAACTTCGACAGATGCAGAAGCTGGAAGCAGTCGGCCGTCTGGCGGGAGGACTCGCTCACGATTTCAATAACTTGCTGACCGTTATCATAGGGCAGAGTCAGATCCTGCTCAACGAAATGAGCCAGAACCATCCACTGAGGAGCAGGGTTGAAGAGATGCAGAAGGCGGGTGATCGTGCGAGGATCCTCATTCGCCAGTTGCTCACGTTCAGCGGAAAACACCCTTCTGAGGCGAGGATTCTTAGCCTGAACACCATCCTCTCGGATTTTGAGACGATGCTTCGGCGGTTGATCGGAGAGGATATCCAACTGACGTTGAAACTGAGCCCGGACGACCTCCGAGTGAAGGCTGAGCCTGCCGCCCTTGAGCAAATTGTGATGAACCTGGTCGTCAACGCTCGGGACGCGATGCCGACAGGTGGAAAGCTCACGATTGAAACCGCTTCGATCGATCTCGACCACACGCCGGCCTACCACGCGCGACCGGTACTGCCCGGAGAGTACGTGAGACTTTCGGTATCCGATACCGGGTGCGGAATGACTCCTGAAGTGCAAGCGCATATTTTCAAGCCATTCTTTACGACCAAGGAAGAAGGAAAGGGAACGGGACTTGGGCTGTCGACTGTGTTCGGCATCGTCACCCAGAGCGGTGGAGGATTGGATGTGACCAGCAAGATCGGAGAGGGGACGCGGTTCGATGTCTACCTCCCGCGTGTCATGACCGAGGTTGAACCCCCATCGGGAGTCAATGCGACGTTCCAATCGATGGGCGGTCATGAAACCATTCTCCTTGTCGAGGATGACGAAAGTGTTCGCGTACTGATTCGTGATGAGCTTCGCAAGCTGGGGTATCGAATCGTCGAAGCGAGAAACGGTATCGAGGCGTGTCTCGTGGCCACACCTTATATAGGGAAGCTCAAGCTGTTACTCACAGATATTGTCATGCCAGGCATGAGCGGGACGGAACTTGCCAGGCATCTTCGCGTGATCAAGCCGGAACTGAAGCTTCTCTTCATATCCGGATATACGGATGATGTCGGTATCGGTGCCGGTGATGCCGCCAGCGCGTATCTGCAAAAGCCGTTCACGCCGGAGGCCTTAGCCGGCAAAGTTCGCGAGCTGCTCGACCTGCTGCCAGCCGAGCGGACGAAAGTCGATCAACAACCGGAGACGATTGAGCAGCCATCACTCCCAGAACGATCCTGA
- a CDS encoding response regulator, protein MNMAKPILLAEDNPRDAELALAAMEEERISDKVILCHDGAEVLDYLYCRGRFKSRLKGNPAVVFLDLKMPKVNGLEVLRTIKADSNLRPIPVVMLTSSREERDLAESYALGANAYVVKPVEFHKFLSAVKELGTFWGLINEPPPESSRSTH, encoded by the coding sequence ATGAACATGGCCAAGCCGATCCTGCTTGCCGAAGATAACCCGCGCGACGCCGAACTGGCTTTGGCGGCCATGGAGGAGGAACGCATATCCGATAAAGTCATTCTGTGCCATGACGGGGCTGAAGTGTTGGACTATTTGTACTGTCGTGGACGCTTCAAGTCACGACTGAAAGGCAACCCTGCTGTGGTGTTCCTTGATCTGAAGATGCCGAAAGTGAACGGACTGGAGGTGTTGCGGACCATCAAAGCGGATAGCAACCTTCGCCCGATTCCCGTTGTGATGCTGACATCCTCGCGGGAAGAACGCGACCTTGCTGAGAGCTACGCCTTGGGGGCAAACGCCTATGTCGTCAAGCCGGTTGAGTTTCACAAATTTTTGTCCGCTGTCAAGGAACTCGGGACGTTCTGGGGTCTCATCAATGAACCGCCTCCTGAAAGTTCCCGTTCCACTCACTGA